Genomic segment of Schistocerca piceifrons isolate TAMUIC-IGC-003096 chromosome 1, iqSchPice1.1, whole genome shotgun sequence:
gcttatgtcagtgtatttcccTTTTTCCGACCCATATCGTCCTAGGATGATTCTCCGTCCGCCTCTACGCCACTTAGACACTTTCTTTACCGCGCCACACGCCCGCTGCGCTATAAGGTAGCAGTGTTGTCGGCAGTGGTCATAATACTCTGGCTCATCAGCGTATCTGCAATTATCCGTAGATAAGTGGACGGCTATGGTGATTACCAAGCCATCTTCAGCAGAGTCCTTTACATAATACGTTGACACAATGCTCAAGGATTCATCCTGTTAGTGAAGATGCAAAAGTAGAAAAATTCTTCCTCAAGATTCTCTCAATGCTCTTTCCAGTACTAAAATTTATCGAAATACTGCAAAAGTTTTTAGCAATGTGTAAACAGCTCTATAAATAAATTTCACTAGCACAATCTTACATACTTCCTGATGACTGTTTCCCAATCTAGAAATCAAAGAACAGTTAATTACAATTCAcaagttttaattttggacacaaagACAGTTTATACACTCGTCATAACGCACTGTACACAACACTTTGAGGAGGAAGATGAGGATAATTCGCACATGACTGTTTAATATGCTGCCTGGTTACCATAATGTGATTGATTGTTAAATGTATTCATCTGACCGCCACCAGGGTGGTTCCCATAGCCATGTTGCCCTTGGAATTGTTGGTATCCCTggtttgcattccactgacctggATTGCCATGCATGCCGAAATTATGGACTTGACTAGGTGAAGCATGAGGATTGAAACCACCCTGCATATTGTTTTGTGGGTAGCCATGGTGCCCCATATGAGGATTTCCCATTGTATCATGTGGTGCCTGATTGTGTGGATGTCCCATGTGGGTACCAGGATTGTGAACACCAGCGCCAGATGTACCCTGATGGCCGTAATGAGGATTTCCCCCATGCACGTTGGGATTGTGTTGATAATTATATTGATGTGGATTATGGACAACATCGCCTTGAGAATGAGAGTGGGTCATATTATGTTGGAACATTTGGTTTGGATTGTTATGCATGTTGCCTGAATGTGGGTAATGTTGGTTGTTTGGATGGTTGTGCATGTTATTAGCATTTGATGGATACTGTTGGCCATAGTTTTCATGATGCCCCATGTGATGGGCATATCCAGGATTGTTTGCATTAAACTGGTGAGCTGTACCAGGGTTGTGATGTCCGTGAGCTGCGTGAGATGGGTACATATGATTATGCTTAGGACTTGGGGGCAGTACCTGTGGTGGGTACCCTTCATATGGATAGTCTGGTGCCTTGCTAGGGTTCCCTGAAGTCTGGTGAGGGTTATTATGCTGATAACCTGAATGAGGATTATGGCTTTCTGTTGGGTTACCATGAGTATGACCTGGATTTGGAGTATTTACTCCATGTGGATTGCCTGAATACTGTCCATGAGGGTTACCATAAGTCGAGGTCTCTCCTGCAGCACCTGCATCATATGGCATGCTTGTGCCATGATGTGGCATGTGACCAGGATGGGGATTTCCATGGCCAGCGTGAGGTGGGTGGCCTGGGTTCATTGAATGGGGATTTCCATGACCGGTATGAGGTGGGTGGCCAGGGTTCATTGGATGGGGATTTCCATGACCGGGATTCGCTTGATGGGGATTTCCATGACCGGGATTCGCTTGATGGGGATTTCCATGACTGGGATTCGCTTGATGGGGATTTCCATGACCAGAATGAGGGTTCATTTGATGGGGATTTCCATGACCAGAATGAGGGTTCATTTGATGTGGATTTCCATGACCAGCATGATGTGGGTGGCCAGGATTCATTGCTTGGGGATTCCCCATAGTTTGTCCTTGTATGTTAGTACCAGGATTATTTGAGATCTCCATTGGCCCAGGGTTGTGTGTCATATGTGGGTTATTGGCAGTATTGGTGGCATGAGGATTACCATGAGTGCCTGAGTGTGCGTTATTGAAATTCATTTGATTGTCATGTCCAGCATGGTACGGATTATTGATAGTTCCTGGATTGTTGTGACCAGGATTGTGGGGGTTACCATGTTCAGCTTGATGGGGGTTTCCATGGGGGTAATTAGGATTCATTTGATGGGGACTTCCATGTGAAATTTCGGTTCCTGGATTGCCATGACTCATGTGATGTGGGTTATTGTGAACTGCGTCACGAGGACTGCTGAGTGAATGAGGATTACCCTGAGCAGGTACATACTGTCCATGTGGATTGTCAGAGTGTACGTGAGGAAAATTACCAGCTCCATCCACCTGGTTACCAGGGTTTCCAAATGTGTTCATATGGCCTGGATTATTATGGTGATGAGTGGCATCAGTAACCTGGTtatcgccagaactatatacaGCATTGTCCAAAGGACTGTTATGTGGATTGTGTCCTATTCCCGGATTGCTGTGCCCCTGGTGCTGTGGTTCGTTATCCCCCTGATTTCCGAACTGTACATTCTGCCCTTGGGGCATAGCTGCGTCTCGGGGTGTGTTGGGGACAGAGCCACCACTGTAGTAGCCGTCTGAAGGCATCTGCTGGCAGTAGTCCTGAGAGGCGTCTCCGGCTCCAGCACCCTGCTGGAACTGTGGCTCCGGCGGAGGACATGGATGGTCTCCAGCGCCAATCTGTGGACTGTCACCCTTGAGTTCTGGTGGACAGCGGCATTCGTGTGGTAAGCCGTCCCGTTTGCTGCAGCGACAGCCTCTGCTCAGCACACTTGAGCGGATCCTGGTGTCTGTGGCCATGACTGTTGCACCAGTACAATGTTGTTACtgaaaaatgataatttaatttttAGATAAGTACATGTCCATGGAATATTTATAGAACTTAATGCAGTGATGCTCAGGAATCAATTTACAGGCTGTTAAACATAATTTGTATTCAAATACTACTAAGTGCTATGTTTCAGCGCCACACGAAAATGATGCATACATGCTCTTTTTTGGGGAGGAGGGGATGTTAGGGGATGGCAGGACGGATTTTAGTCTCAGCATTTAAGAAGAAACTCGACATTATGTAATGTGAAACCTTCTAGAAAGAAACCAAATCAATGTAAAAGTTCCAAATGTAAAGATTTTATAAAACTTATATCCTCGATAAGAGCTCATCAAAATGGAACTTTTTTGTCAAACCATTTTTTGGGTCGTTCCATACCATGTGATCTAAAGGTCCTAACTGACCCTTTTCAATTTTGATTAAATTTTTACAGGACGTATGTATGAGTCTTACATGAAGCCATGCCAATTTACAGCTTGACAAGTAATATGGTTATGCTTTTGTAAAGACCAGATTTTTTCCATATTGCGGCAGATACGAATAAATTAACATGTTTGATTTACTGTTGCTCACGATCTAAGGACATTACCACGTTGAAATTTAGTAATTCTGCTGAACTTTTCAGGTACAACAGCCTCGTTGCTGTATGTGTGGTTCAGCGTACAGCAGATTTTTCACAGTTTGTTGTTAAAGTAGCTCATAAATCTTGCCGTGAAAAGTTTGGACCACTTTTCAGCGGCTTGTATCTTATAATGGAATGACTTCCTGATGTTGATTTTTTTCTCGATCACAGACAGCCATCATGTCATAAAGCGTCTTGATTACTCAAATAATGACTGAGTTATACGAGACTAAAGCCGATTCAAAAAAATTATGCAGCAATTTCGTCTCATTTTCAAAAGACTGTGTCTCAAAAGAATCGTCTCACACTCAATTTTTTTGCGGTACTGAAAGGAGAGCACTTTGATcaggaaaatgttttttttttccatttttgagaCGAACCACTTTAGAGATAATGAAGAAAATCATTTGAAAATGATGTAAAAACTGTTACAGCTGTCTTTGTTTTTATAGAATAGAAATTAATTTGTTCAGCCTTTGACTTCTAAACGTTTATCTGCTCATTTAGGTTGTTTCTCTCTGTTTTCGAATTCAACTAGCTTGATGGATGTTCCAGGCAATATATTTCAGACGATACTGCATGTCACCTGGTAACACTTGCATCAGAAAAGTGTTTGAAGGAAATGGAAGAATTTTTAGCACCACAGCAACAATTATTTAATCGAAGAAGAGACTTACGTCTTGGTGAAAATGCCAAAATATACTGTCGTCACAGAACATTGCTTTTTGATAAGTATGAACGTCTATGGAGAGTCTGTTGTAATACTTTTAGTTTAAAGAGCCAGTCCGTGAACAAAGACTTATGAGGTGTTACTTTGGAAAGAGGTGATCAGTTGAAAGCTATAACAAAAAGCAATATTCAATCCGGTCAGAAAACATGCCCAAAATTTCGAAAACAAATTGCACCAAAAACCCATTACAGCTGAGTCAGTTTAATCAAAGTCAGACCATCGGAGTCACTCAACACAAGCCTAACTGCTATTGGGATCTCTCATCTGAAATTTCAAGGCTGTCAACGAGGGACTCTAGAGCGTATACAAAAAAGATAAGTAAAAGTCAAGAACCAATTGCACacaacactgttgctgctggggctgTGATCCAAAAGATTTTCTAACGCCTAGTACAATTAAGGCATGTCCTGACCGCTTAGATTATAGGCTGCTGAGTaaagaactgaaagaaatgttGTAGTTGTCAAAGCATTcagaaaaattgcaaattttaacaTTATTACCTCAAAGCTGTACCATAAAATAACTGATGCAAGAGTTCGGTTTCTCAGAAAGAATGGTAAAATGTTGTCAGGTGTCATTAAACAATGATATGCAAAACCAAAATTGCACTGAAATATTGTCTTGCACATCCGTCAAGCTACAGTTATATTCTAACTTCCACTACACGTTTTTAAACGGAAGCTGAATATTTTCACCTGAACTTAACTGCATGTTCATGTGTGGTAAATAGTGTTTAGTCAATTACGTAACAGGACGGAAATAAGCTAAATAAACAGATGAACATTTCTAGAAGTAAAAGGCTGAGAAAATTAAAACAGTAGATGTTGCATAATTTTCCGCGCGTAGTAACAATCACTGCGTTTTGTTGAACTTCTTTGTTAACTCTGAACTTGTtacaaaactgaaacaaatttttcCTGACCAGTTAAAATGAGGTCTTCTTAATGGAGCAAAAAAATCAAATCTGGGATGATCCTTTTACGATACTGCCttttgaaattcagaatatatatatatatatgctacgtGCACAGATTTATGACATACCGGctagctgcaaatggggaaaaaaATCAGCACCAGGAAGTCATTTTTATAGTACGATACAAGCTGATAAAACACGATCCAAATCTGTAACGACTAGGTTTATAAGCTACTTTCACAGCAAGTTGCAATAAATCTGCTGTGTACTGAGCACACGTTGTACTACTAGGCTGTCGTACCTAAAACGTTGAGCAGGGTCGCCAATTTTCTACGACGGAGTCCCCTTGGATCATGATCAACAGTAAAACAAACTTGGTGATTTATTCGTATATGATATGGAAAAAACTGGCCTTTACAGAAGCGTAGCCAGGGGCCGCAGCATACTATTTATCGAACTGCAATTTGGTATGGCTGCATGTAAGACGCAAAGATACATCAAAACTGGAGACTGACGACCTAGTTCAGATTTGTGCCACTTGACAAGGAATGATCCTTTTGGTACCTTGCACCGATTCGACTGTACTATGAAATAATTTCCTGCCACTGACAAGTTGAACAACTTATGAACAAATGAACGAATTTTTTAGGATTACGAATGTGCTTGAAATAAATGTTCTAGCGAGAAGAATCTTTTCTgtaaattaaatgttttaaatagGTACTTCTCTCCTATTTAGAACTCAAAGGGCATTTTTTCTAAAATtagaagtaatttttttcttataattttgtatcaaacccattttttttatttattccacaGGTTTTTCTGATTGTTCCTTTGTGACATAAAAGTTTAGAAGAAATATCTAGATAATAGAACATTAAATGAGGCCCAGACTTAATTcccttttcattaatttttcttgagTCGCATCGAAAGACGTACTGTGCCTACAGTTCCCTCGTCACAGTTGCAGAAATGATTTGTAGTGCCAAACTTACACAAAGACAGTACAAGACTGTTGTTACAAAAAGAAAACGTTCTGAACACACATGACCTTCAGCTGAATTCGGACAAATGTACTCTTTTGCAAAAATATGTAAAGGAAAACATCGCaactattttaaaataataaattcttgtatttttaaaatacaCTGACTAGCccgaacattatgaccgcctacctTTTAACCGcaatgtccacctttgacacggatGACAGCGGCGGAACGTCTTGGCATGAAAGCAACGAGGCCTTGTTAGGTCGCTAGAGGGAACTGGCATCACCTCTGCACGCacatgtcacctaattcccgtaaattctggggatgAGGGCGATGAGCCctgatgccacgttcagtcacatcccagatgtgttctaccAGTTTCAGACCTGGCGAGCGGCGGgcaagcacatcaattggaactcaccattgtgttcctcgaaccactccatcacacttcagCTCTTGTCAcagggcgcattatcttgttgaaaatttcCACTGCCGTCTagaaacatgaccgtcatgaaggggtgtttgtggtctgcaaccaatgtatgaTACTCCTTGTCCGTAATGGTGCCTTGagcgagctccactggatccatggattcccacgtgaatgttccccagaccacaatggagccgccgccagcttgtctccgtcccgcagtacaggttcgaggagctgttcccctagaagacgacagattcgcgacctcccatcggcacgatgaagaaggtatcggattcatcagaccatacaacgctctgccattgcgccaacgtccagtgccgatgatgaCGTGCCAATTTCAGTCGCGGAGTTAACTTTGGCACATACAtaggtcatcggctgcggaggcccatcgatGGGAGTGTTCGATGCGctttatgttcagacacacttgtactctgcccagcactaaagtctgatgttagttctgccaccgTCCGCCGTCTAacctgttttgccagtctgcccagcctacgacgtccgacatcggtAATGAAGGATGGCCTCCCAAAtccacaacgtctggacgtggattcaccttggtttcgccaggtGTTGAAAACGCTACAGCACTGCTCGAACATCCgaaaagtcatgcagtttccgaaatcctcgtgccgagtctccgggccATAACAAcctgccttcggtcaaactcagcTAGATCGCgctccaggtgacgctgctatcgcctggccgCGTTTATATTGACAGTTGGTCGATGTTCATAACGTTGTGGATGTCAATATATCTTGAACTGTCTTTCATAAAATACATGATGTAAGAAAAAATTTTCACTACAACATGAAAAATAAGATCATCAGATCCTACAAAATTTCTTTCGGGCCGCTATTCTGTTTACCAACGTACATAATATCTTCTGATGATATCTTCAAATTGTCACgctataccaaaaaaaaaaaattgacgacAAATATTCTCTCTCTATTTAAACGTACTTAATCTCTTGTATCCCGCAAATCTTTGAAAGAAAAAACCGCCATTTGACTTTATATTACTAAATTTATCTTGGATACTATTTAAATTTCGGATTTTATGCCATTATCGAGCACAATGCTAAAAattcttagaccattaacacgtCATCTGAGGTAAAGTTAGTCCAAAGCACTTTTTAAGTGCTGCATTTGGTCAGGATCGGGAATGTTGGGAAGCGGGGCGTCCGGTGACTAGGAGAAAACCGTCGAAAGAAAAGATCGTTTCCGGTCACCAGTGGATGTTTTATTTCTCCAGAAGCCTACGCCTAAGGGTGCACTAAACTCAAACTCCCTATGGTAATAAGAGACTGCCGCAGTTAAATTGAGAGACATTGCGCCCCCAGTGGGTGGAACTAGTGGACAAGTCAGGTCACAGACGAAGCTAGCACGGAAGAAAGCGTTCTCAATACCGACGCACTCTCACCAACCCGCCCGGCGCGCCCAATGTGatcgcctccaccccccccccccctcacacccctTCCCGCGTCCTCATATTGATGGACAGCATAGCGCTCCTAATCAGCGGTACTACCGTGGGGCAGTGTTTACGTGGACGGAGCGTGGGTGTTACGCAGAGCATCCGATACTATGCCAGCTCAGGCTCAGCCATTGTCTTACCAAAAAGGCAGTACCGTATGTCATTTGAAAGGCGATTTAAGtggaaaattcgaaaaattttgaAAACCCGGTTTTTATATCAATAAATCGGGTCATCATGCACATTCCCTCCCCCTTCTGTGAGAGCCGTTTTACGAATTCTAAAAATGAGttagaaattataaaaatgaaggCAAATTTAAATGGCTCCCGTGGAAAGTTCTGCCAACATTTACGGTAATATGGAACCTTAGAAATACTCGAGGGATTAAATTATAGCTGATCATTTAGAAGGGGCATGATTTACATATCAAATAATTGTTTGAATTTATCCGGTTTTGATATTTGTGAAAGTCGTGTATAGGATGGCCACATACAACTTGTTACAAAATTAAGGAAAATTAGAGAAGTGCCACTGTGAGATGGGTCTCGATGTGGGGCTGCTCGTGCAATGCCGTCTGCGTTAGGGCAGTTTTACGAGGACGACTGATATCAAAGCCGGGGGTCAGCCGGACAGCGGCTGAGAGGAGCGCGGCAGGGCTCGGAGGCCGCGCTGTGAGGGGTAGGCAGGGAGTTGGTGTAGGTAACGAAAGTTGTGTCGGAGGTCTAGAATTGCCGAAACATTTAATGACTGACCATCGATACATTGTTCCGTACTTCAAGACATCGGTCGTCTGCTTGGTTGACACACCAAGACGTCGCCCTTGCCTTAAGGTAAACCAGCGTGGAATTAAGCATTTAATACTGTGGCAACGGAGGAGCAACACCTCGGTGTTGTTGGATGGAAAAAAGGGAGGCGTATTAGGTACAGTCGGAGCGACTCACTTCAAATTATCCTGGGATGGTCACTCCTCGACAGAAGACGTGCAGACCAGAGTTGTTAACGTGGCGGCAGGGCAAGAAACACAGAGCGGCAAGCGGTTTACTGGTATCTACCGGGTTTTCATTGGCGGAATGGATACGCACACACCGTGCTCCGTAAGCAGCGTAAGGAAACACGTTATTCCATTTCACCCCGTTCACCAACGAAGCAAACGAACTTTCCCTCGCTTTTCAATCAGCAAACGCCGTCTTACCAAAACCGACTGCGCCCTCAGTATCATTAGCCATTTTCTCTCAGTGATGTTACAATAAGTTGATATGTCTCCCATGGTGCCTCAAGTGCAGTAATGTTATTAATGAGAACATCCATCATAGGCTTTCCTTCACACAGTTAACATTTCCAGGACCCGTGAAACGGCTCTCACGGAATGGGCAGGAAatgtggttcaagtggttcaaatggactatgggacttaacatctgaggtcatcagtcccctagacttacacctacttaaacctaactaacctaaggacatcacatacatccatgcccgagggaggattcgagcctgcgaccgtagcagcagatcggtcccggactgaagcgcctagaaccgctcagccacagcggccggccgaggaAACGTGCAAGGTGAGCAAGTTTATTAATAGGAGATACAGGTCTTCATAATTTTTTGgaatttttcattttaattgtcTTTCATATGACAAAATGGAGAAATAAAACCACCACTGGTAACTGGAAACGATCTGTTCCGTCGAAGGTTTTCTCCTAACACCACCCGACGTCCCGCTTCCCGATTATTTTCCCATCATGACCAAGTTCAGCACGTACGAAATGGTGTCACAAGTGAGTACATGAAAGGAAGAGAGTGATGTTACTGTATCCCGCTTGAGTCAACAATGTACAGGAGATCGAATGATCAGGACTTATCAAGTGAGAATCCATGGCTGACGTTAAATGACAGAATAGGAAGTTAAGTCAAATAAAGAGAATGTATTTCAGTGTACGGGATACAAGAGGCTTTCCTATGGTAGAAAATTACCAGATGTAGGCCAGTCGAACAACTAAATAAATGGGCAACGGGAGGGGAGGCGGTTCATGCTAAGTTAAGCTGGTGGCCGGTCATGGAGAGCAGAGCCAGAGGGTGTGCCTCCCAAGGAatacgtctgttctgctcgaggtctggatcacaaaAAGTATTGCATGGCTGTGGCTTAGCCCATCGTAAAATTCTACAATTCACTTGGATTCTTCTATCTTTCTGCAGACTTCAAGCAGTGTGACGTTATGATTTTAAAGTTTCTCATAAAGGTCTTTCTAAAACACATTCCACTTGGACAGCCTCAACATCACTGTTTCGAGAAAAGGGGTCTGTACGATAGGTCTGGGGGCCCCACTATGTGACTCAAATGTAATAGAATAAATTTTATATAGAAACTTGTCGGTTTTGTAGTGAAAGAAACTTTTATTCTACTATCGAGCGAAACACAAATTCAAGGTTTTCTTTTCACTGCAAAACTACAAATTTCTGAATAAAATTTATTCTATTACATATGACTTGCTgagagaagccggccggagtggccgagcggttctaggcgctgcagtctggaaccgcgagaccgctacggtcgcaggttcgaatcctgcctcgggcatggatgtgtgtgatgtccttaggttagttaggtttaagtagttctaagttctaggggactgatgacctcagaagttaagtcccatagtgctcagagccatttgaaccttttttttgctgAGAGAAAAAGTTTTGGAGCTCGCTAAGAAATGATTTTACACTACATTTCATGAATAATCTTCTGTGGGCGCCGAAAAGTGGACTCCTTGGcttaaaatttatgaaatttaatgttacaGATTTAATACAGCAGAACGATAAACACCAGTTTTACGAATctatttgaagatgttcttcaatacagtaggaatttttttttaaatttacttctaATCTTCACTATGTATATCACAAGGCACAATGTTTCCTTAGATTGTTgaatgtatgtacactcctggaaatggaaaaaagaacacattgacaccggtgtgtcagacccaccatacttgctccggacactgcgagagggctatacaagcaatgatcatacgcacggcacagcggacacaccaggaaccgcggtgttggccgtcgaatggcgctagctgcgcagcatttgtgcaccgccgccgtcagtgtcagccagtttgccgtggcatacggagctccatcgcagtctttaacactggtagcatgccgcgacagcgtggacgtgaaccgtatgtgcagttgacggactttgagcgagggcgtatagtgggcatgcgggaggccgggtggatgtaccgccgaattgctcaacacgtggggcgtgaggtctccacagtacatcgatgttgtcgccagtggtcggcggaaggtgcatgtgcccgtctacctgggaccggaccgcagcgacgcacggatgcacgccaagaccgtaggatcctacgcagtgccgtaggggaccgcaccgccacttcccagcaaattagggacactgttgctcctggggtatcggcgaggaccattcgcaactgtctccatgaagctgggctacggtcccgcacaccgttaggccgtcttccgctcacgccccaacatcgtgcagcccgcctccagtggtgtcgcgacaggcgtgaatggagggacgaatggagacgtgtcgtcttcagcgatgagagtcgcttctgccttggtgcca
This window contains:
- the LOC124715444 gene encoding GATA zinc finger domain-containing protein 14-like; its protein translation is MATDTRIRSSVLSRGCRCSKRDGLPHECRCPPELKGDSPQIGAGDHPCPPPEPQFQQGAGAGDASQDYCQQMPSDGYYSGGSVPNTPRDAAMPQGQNVQFGNQGDNEPQHQGHSNPGIGHNPHNSPLDNAVYSSGDNQVTDATHHHNNPGHMNTFGNPGNQVDGAGNFPHVHSDNPHGQYVPAQGNPHSLSSPRDAVHNNPHHMSHGNPGTEISHGSPHQMNPNYPHGNPHQAEHGNPHNPGHNNPGTINNPYHAGHDNQMNFNNAHSGTHGNPHATNTANNPHMTHNPGPMEISNNPGTNIQGQTMGNPQAMNPGHPHHAGHGNPHQMNPHSGHGNPHQMNPHSGHGNPHQANPSHGNPHQANPGHGNPHQANPGHGNPHPMNPGHPPHTGHGNPHSMNPGHPPHAGHGNPHPGHMPHHGTSMPYDAGAAGETSTYGNPHGQYSGNPHGVNTPNPGHTHGNPTESHNPHSGYQHNNPHQTSGNPSKAPDYPYEGYPPQVLPPSPKHNHMYPSHAAHGHHNPGTAHQFNANNPGYAHHMGHHENYGQQYPSNANNMHNHPNNQHYPHSGNMHNNPNQMFQHNMTHSHSQGDVVHNPHQYNYQHNPNVHGGNPHYGHQGTSGAGVHNPGTHMGHPHNQAPHDTMGNPHMGHHGYPQNNMQGGFNPHASPSQVHNFGMHGNPGQWNANQGYQQFQGQHGYGNHPGGGQMNTFNNQSHYGNQAAY